The Puntigrus tetrazona isolate hp1 chromosome 3, ASM1883169v1, whole genome shotgun sequence nucleotide sequence ACCCGTCTCTGAAGGAGCGTGGCGTCTCCTGTGCAGCTGGGATTTCAGTGTTGTCAATGAAAAAGCAATACAGTACAACAAGAACAATCTCGCCATTCAGCTGAAGGTTCATACCTGTCCGTGTCTTCTTGTAGATGTCATCACTATTCGGTTTCTTTCGGCTCATTTTGCACATGTCTTCCAGGAGTCCTtatcagaaaggttacaggtgAAAAACAAAACGTCTCTGCCTGACCGAATAAAACACCTGTCTCTCCACCTTCTGGCCTGGCTACTCTCTTTAGGACTTGCCCTAGGATCTGGTGCAGGCATCTACTTCCTGGGGACAAAACAAGAACTGGCGAGTTCGTTTAGAGTGTAATAATGTCACAAAAGTATGGATTTCGCTTGCATTTCATTCTCCCGTGCATATATTTTGCTGCAGGCCTTCGGTTTCAGTCAAGATCCAAGTGATTTAGGCTCAGAGGCATCTACTCTGCTTCTGCCTGTGGTCGTGTCGCTCATCAACCTGATAGTGCCTCTATTTTACTCTCTCATCGACAAAATAGAGAGCTACTCCAACCCACGCGCAAAGATCTACATCAGCATTGTGAGGTGTGCTCATTGTTTCGTTACAGTCACCAGAAGCATCAGATTTCCATTGCTAACAATGTCAGGTGACCTCACCTTCattgtctgttttgtttctaGAAGTGTTATTTTGAAGATGTCCATTCTTGGTATCCTTTGCTTTTACTGGCTACACGTTGTTCCCGACAGTATCTCGGTAGGTGCACTAagatatcattttattatgagTTAGTAGCAAAGCATGATTATGCGTCTCTTTACTCGATTGTAATCGTTTCATTCAAGTGTTGGGAGTCCTTTGTGGGGCAGAGCGTGTATCGACTGCTGATAATTGACTTCATATTCTGTCTGCTTGGCACCGCGAGTCAAACACGTGTTATTAAAACACAGCTTGATTGTTGAGGGTTCGTAGTCCACTCGACATCTGGTGCCAGCTACCAAATGGTCACTTTTAGTAGCTGGCTTCCAGATGTAATCAATTGGTTTTGCAGACCTACCTCAACAGTCAAAACACTTGATCATGTAGTACTTGTGTTTGACTCACTTGGTGCAGGAATTCCCAAAAGAAAATGCTAAGCAGACAGAATATGGAAGCCACTCATCAGCAGTCGATACACGCTCTGCCCCACAAAAGGACTCCAACACTTCTGAATGAAACGACATAATCGTATAAAGAGATGCATAATCATGCTTATACTAACTCATAATAAATGATATCTTAGTGCACCTACTGAGATACTGTTGGAACAACGGTAGCCAGTAAAAGCAAAGGATAACACAAGAATGGACATCTCAAAAATAACACTTCtagaaacaaaacagacaatGAAGGTGAGGTCACCTGATATTGTTAGCAATGGAATCTGATGCTTCTGGGTGTGACTGTAACGAACAATGAGCACACCTCAATGCCATGGTAGATCTTGCGCGTGGGTTGGAGTAGTCATTTGGGTCATGAGAGAGTAAATAGAGTGTACCAGGTTGGGATTAGGTTTACATACGACCACAGGCAGAATAAGAGTAGAGCTCTGAGCCTAAATCACTCTGGATCTGACTGGAAACCGGCCAGCAAAATATGACGGGAGAATGAAATGCAAGCTTAAATCCACActtttgacattattacactCTCAAATCTAACTGCCAGTTCTTGTTTTGTCCCCAGGAAGTAGATGCCTGCATCTGAAATCCTAGGGCAGTCCAAAGAGTAGCCAGGCCAGAAGGTGGAGAGACAGGTGTTTTATTCACAAAGAGATCacgctttttgtttttcacctgTAACCTTCATGACAGGCTACAGGCACGAGCCGAAAGAAACCGAATAGTGATGACATCTACAAGCATGACACGACAGGTATGAAACCTTCAGCTGGAATGGCAGATTGTTCTGCTGTACTGTATTGTCTTCAGCTGACAACACTGAAATCCCATTGCAGGAGACGCCACGCCTCAGAGACGGTCCTGTCTCCAGCACAGTTGTTCTTGAAGGATCTGGACATGCTGGAGTGAGGAGGAAAGAAAACCAGACGTTTCTGCATTCCTCTGTGTACTGAAATGCTAGCTTGTTGCACTATCTAGTACTTCAATTCATATGGTGATCTGAGTCCCAGGACGTAAATATTCAACGTCTGGCATAGGGAACAATCAGCCATTGATTGAAGTTTACTAGTTATTCCCATATGATGTCtgggaaaatatgtaaatgctcAGCAGGAAGTGACCTAGCAACAAAACGAGCTTTGTATTTTTGGTGCCTTTAAAGGCTTTAATAACCTACTGTACTGCTAAAATGTGTTACCTGTAGATAAGAGACACCCCACACAAATACCAGACATGCAGCTACAGTGAAAAAATAGGCCAACTGCATGTTGTAGGCAGGTTTGGATGCGATTATCACCATCGTAACCACTCATAGAACAAGACCGTCTGCTGAAATAACTCTGTCGAAAAGAGAGATACTGGCACCGTTCAAACCCGAAGTTTTGTGTAATGAACACCTGACAATTAGGTTGATTTGACCGTGTCATTACTccaccaaaaatgtaatttatttactcTAGTCCCATGACGTGGTTTGTTTTTCCactgaacagatttggataaatttacatcacttgctcaccaatgcaTTCTCAGCAGGAATGGGTGCCACTAGATTGAGAGTCCAAACGCTGAtaaaacatcgcaataatccacaagtaattcacGACTTGCGTCATGAGTTAAAATCTCAAAAAAGTTACAGTCCAtcaaataatgcaatttaaagtGAAAACTGCCTGTTTGTAAGAATAAAATACAAGTTGTCtcttcataaacattttttctccagtgaaaaaagtctaaacagcatttctaacaAATATGTCAGTGAAAGTTAATACTTTTTCTTACTGGAGAAGGGATTATAAATAATGGACGACGAAAGTTAGAAAAGTCttgatgtatttgttttgcaaaaGCACAGCTGACGGATCATCATCACCTCAGAGCACCCATTGGTGAACAAATAACCCatttttctccaaatctgttctgaagaaaaactaatttatCTATATCTTGATGGCCTGAGGTAAATATAGCTCATttcttgggtgaactgttcttGGAAGATAAGCTAATGGTCAATTAACATGTGTTTAGTCCTATTTTATGTATTCAATATGAGAATCTACATAAGATGTTATATATTGTAAGCTTTGAAGTCAggtataaattaatattaaacgaTATGAGCAGGCAAGTGAATTAACAATGAATGTTTCATACAGTCGCTACTCAATGCTCATCGTTAGTGCATGCTTATGTGAACAAACAAACCTTGTAAAGTACAAGTTTAGTGTATTTGACTCACCACCCCAGTGATGGAGCTCAAGTCTCAGCTTCTCTGTGATGCTGATATTGGGAGCGTGTACACCTAGGGATTGGGTGATGGCTATGAAGTAgatgatgaggaggaagaggttGGAACTTCAGCAGCCACTTAAGGAACAAGTGAAGTAGGAGAGGACATGTGTTAAAACCTACAGCTGATCTCCTTCAGAGGTCCTGCCATATAACTCAAATGCCTGGCTGATAAGCTGGCAACGCAACCGCAGAAAGATCAAGTAGTGGGTTTATTGACTTGGAAATATCATATGCACAAATCTGTACTTTTAAAATCGATTTAACTTAACGTAGACACATGTTGACGACAGTCTGGGGCAGATACTTTGAGAGTTTGAATAGATCCCATCAATTTGCTGCGAGATGCTGCAAGTTTACGCTTAGATGAAAGTCAGCATCGAGGGAAACACTGCATAAACGCAGGATTATAAAAACGCGTAACCTGATTGTTTTCTCGTGAAACGCTTGTGTAATGATCGATGGTTTGAAATTGGCTGTGGCTGACAGGTTAATCCAGGTCAGATACCAGTTCAGATGTATCTGGGATCACATATCTTCAGTTAGTTCACATCTAAAACTACTCTTCATTCAAACTTcccatttatataataataataataatacaataataataatacacacacaaactcataaATAAGCAAAAGAAAATACGCATACAACTGgagttgataataataataagatatgtTTTATGAACACCAGATCTGCTAATCAGAATGATTActgaaggatcgcgtgacaGAAGACTTAATAACAGCTACTGAAAACTTGCCATctggaataaatcacattttaaagtattcgtaataatattaaaatagttagcTGTTTATTGGCTACAAAAATCCTGGTGTGGGAATTATAATGACTCATaggtagatatatatatataatggtatgatatatatatatggtatatatatatatatatatatgatatatagcTCCGTGAAAAGTGACTTTCTACTTGTTTTCTGGTTTCTGTCGGATTTCGTTTCGCGGTAAGTCCCAGGTTTCAGAGCTGTGCCTGCTGTGGAAAGGCGCTATCCTCTTGTATCCTGTGTTTGACTTACAGATTTGTTCAAACGAGAAGAGTAACCTAAAttctttaaatgtgtgtgtgtgtatatatacatatattccaGTACACAGATCAAGGTTTGATGACTCAATGAGGAACAAGGGAAGCTGTGGTTTAATTGTAGGATACAAGGTACAAGTGGGCTGTATCTCGTTTTATCTTTGTGTCTCGTTATCTGGTAGACAGGTCACATGCTGAGCAGGAGGAACTCAGGCTGGGTGTTgtgtgttacatttaaaaaggtattCATTAGTAATTCATTGTCTGGTCTTCAGGTCGTACACAAGCAGCAATAATATGACGAGTGTGCTGAACAACTCTGTTGTTTATCTTTTGATAAGATGCACAGACATCCTCATCCTTTGTAGAAAGTTGTGATTCGCAagaaaacttgtcttgtgtcgAAATCTTTCTCATGTTGTGGTCTTGCGCTGTCGAACAACCGGTTTGCTGAACCTTTCTggtcattttaatggttttcatGTTCTGTTGATGGAAAGTGAGATAAGTAAAGTCATTGAGTTGAAGATTTAGCAGAGCCTCGCGCCTTGGTACTTAGATCGCTAGTTAATGATTCTGCAGCTGTGTAAAACAATAGCTATAAATCTGAGTTAAGATTTTAGGCGCATACATTGAGGCCCTAACTGTGGCTAGGCTTTGCTTGTATTTTGTTCATTAGGGAGTACATAATGGCAGAAAGGTGAGCAAATGTTATCCTAGATACTTTTTAACTTGTTATTTGGTTGTTGTTTAAGTTGCTGCTGGCGAATTCACAAAAGGCCAATTTTTACTtgcattatgttttcatttagttcattAACAGTTATTGCTGAATACTGCAAATAACAAATAAGCATTTACATTTCTCTCAGCAGGTTTTAATACATTGCATTAGCCAATGTTGTCATtctgaataattattaaatgcctgaaaatttttttttttttttaaccacttcTGCAGCTACAGCACACTGCAGGCAGTAGGTGGCATTGGAGCATTCATCTTTTCCCTCTATTCTGATAGATGTTATTTCCACAGTGGTCGTTCGTTGCTACAGTAAGATATAGAAGACATTTATACAAttgaaacttttattattgctttacaGCCTAAATGTAGAAGTATGTACTAGAGCTGAAATGTGAGAGAAACCGAAGTGTATGAATGCTTTTAGCTAGTCGCCCTAATGGCCGCTTTTGACAGAGGTACAGCAATTACACTGGAGGAAATGATAATGGGGTCAAATTAAATGTTCGCCTCTAGGATTTCACGAAGATAGCCTGGCTAATCTATGCCTTTCTTCCCTTTCAGTCTGgcttaaaattgaaaaaaaaaaaaaagtggagtacTGATAATCGTGAGCACAGTATGCCTGCATAATTCATGAAAATACAAGGCTTCATTgagattgttttaaaacatgttgGTGGGTATTGTATGTTTGATGACGCACATTAATACAGCCCTTTTCTGAATGAGTCTTTAAAGTACAACACGATTCATTGATTTTGCAATGAGGACGCTACCAGACAGATTGGATAGTGTctattatttaatgcttttgttcAAATTAACACTC carries:
- the LOC122341328 gene encoding transmembrane channel-like protein 5; the protein is MRRMSAFPQQGTALGNLGLTANEIRQETENNTSELVSDLVNLSATARFQAIRSLPKPFYEKKTIRDRVNSVKLSKAILAPDCRQHVSRSFRRFRASLASARQHLIIWQDTLKEIGGRFGTSVLSYFLFLKWLLKFNLFLLIINFCFITIPQIVHAPNISSITGFRGLELLTGVGYFNQTVLFYGGYDGEVIASKPAYNMQLAYFFTVAAYLVLCGVSLIYSMSRSFQNNFVLETGPVSEGAWRLLCSWDFSVVNEKAIQYNKNNLAIQLKESLSERLQVKNKTSLPDRIKHLSLHLLAWLLSLGLALGSGAGIYFLGTKQELAFGFSQDPSDLGSEASTLLLPVVVSLINLIVPLFYSLIDKIESYSNPRAKIYISIVRSVILKMSILGILCFYWLHVVPDSISCWESFVGQSVYRLLIIDFIFCLLGTATGTSRKKPNSDDIYKHDTTADNTEIPLQETPRLRDGPVSSTVVLEGSGHAGGLGDGYEVDDEEEEVGTSAAT